A genomic region of Carettochelys insculpta isolate YL-2023 chromosome 7, ASM3395843v1, whole genome shotgun sequence contains the following coding sequences:
- the BLOC1S2 gene encoding biogenesis of lysosome-related organelles complex 1 subunit 2, whose amino-acid sequence MATAAEGPPEARMQVAKQDPAVETAEEAKEPAEADINELCKDMFNKMATYLTGELTATSEDYKLLENMNKLTSLKYLEMKDIAVNISRNLKDLNQKYAGLQPYLEQINLIEEQVSVLEQAAYKLDAYSKKLEAKYKKLEKR is encoded by the exons ATGGCAACCGCCGCCGAGGGACCGCCGGAGGCCCGGATGCAAGTAGCCAAAC AGGATCCTGCCGTGGAGACAGCAGAGGAAGCTAAGGAACCAGCAGAAGCAGATATCAATGAGCTTTGTAAGGATATGTTCAACAAAATGGCCACTTATTTAACAGGTGAACTGACAG cCACCAGTGAGGACTACAAACTCCTGGAAAACATGAACAAGCTGACTAGCTTGAAATATCTGGAAATGAAAGATATTGCTGTAAACATTAGTCGGAACCTGAAGGACCTAAATCAAAAAT ATGCTGGTCTTCAGCCATATCTGGAACAAATCAACCTAATCGAAGAGCAGGTGTCCGTTCTGGAGCAAGCAGCCTACAAGCTGGATGCCTATTCAAAAAAACTTG AAGCCAAGTACAAAAAACTAGAGAAACGATGA